A region from the Perca fluviatilis chromosome 16, GENO_Pfluv_1.0, whole genome shotgun sequence genome encodes:
- the LOC120544448 gene encoding histone H4 transcription factor has product MPPNRRIHKETLKLECEWSSCQESFSRIDNFCKHAEGHLNNALNMAEEDEEETEGERNCLWRDCGFCSVEGPEELRRHLFFHCYHTKLKQLGQQVLNAQTEIGTCSIGYQNRNVIPEIPDNFICLWEECEQPPYENPEWFYRHVEMHSLSIDIPAGDHEFPIRCGWKDCEATAKGRPKLREHLRSHTQEKVVACPGCGGMYASNTKLFDHIIRQSAMEGQRFQCSHCSKRFATERLLRDHMRTHVSHYKCPLCDMTCPSPSSLRNHIKFRHSNEKPYSCEYCEYSCKNLIDLRKHLDTHSSEPAFHCSVPGCGFTSRNLGTMTIHHKREHEGNFVARYKCHVCDQCFTRGNNLTIHLHKKHQFKWPSGHPRFRYKEHEDGFLRLQLIRYESVELTEQLMRERQSSQAEEDEDSGQIEEESLGAAPSELQVELRGVLLEEQRIEGTTSNAEGGSQEEGMLYVLTGGLSEAGEDSVMQQLQDTAQQQGMHVG; this is encoded by the exons ATGCCACCTAACAGACGGATTCACAAGGAAACACTGAAATTGGAGTGTGAATGGAGTTCTTGTCAGGAGTCATTCAGTCGGATAGATAACTTCTGCAAACATGCGGAGGGTCATCTTAATAATGCTCTCAACATGGCGGAGGAGGACGAAGAAGAAACCGAAG GGGAGAGAAACTGTCTTTGGAGAGACTGTGGTTTCTGTTCTGTGGAGGGTCCTGAAGAATTGCGAAGACATCTGTTCTTTCACTGTTACCATACAAAGCTGAAGCAGTTGGGTCAGCAGGTGCTTAATGCCCAGACAGAAATTGGCACATGCTCCATCGGCTACCAGAACCGCAACGTCATCCCTGAAATCCCAGACAATTTTATCTGCCTTTGGGAGGAATGTGAG CAACCACCATATGAAAACCCAGAGTGGTTCTATCGCCATGTGGAGATGCATAGCCTGAGCATAGATATACCAGCAGGAGACCATGAATTCCCAATACGTTGTGGATGGAAAG ATTGCGAAGCCACCGCTAAAGGGCGTCCTAAGCTTCGGGAGCACCTGCGCAGCCACACTCAGGAGAAGGTAGTGGCATGTCCAGGCTGTGGGGGGATGTACGCCAGCAACACCAAGTTATTTGACCACATCATACGACAGAGTGCCATGGAAG GTCAGAGGTTCCAGTGTTCTCACTGTTCCAAACGTTTTGCAACAGAAAGACTACTGAGAGACCACATGAGAACCCACG TGAGCCACTACAAATGCCCGCTGTGTGACATGACTTGTCCATCACCTTCTTCACTACGCAACCATATTAAGTTCCGCCACAGTAACGAAAAGCCATACAGCTGTGAATACTGTGAATACAG CTGTAAGAATCTAATAGACTTGCGCAAACACCTGGATACCCACAGCAGCGAGCCGGCATTTCACTGCAGCGTTCCTGGCTGCGGCTTCACCTCTCGGAACCTCGGCACCATGAcgattcaccataaaagagagCATGAG GGGAATTTTGTAGCCCGCTACAAGTGCCATGTGTGCGATCAGTGCTTCACCCGGGGCAACAACTTAACTATTCATCTGCACAAAAAGCACCAATTCAAATGGCCCTCTGGACACCCCAGGTTCAG GTACAAGGAGCACGAGGACGGCTTCTTGCGGCTGCAACTGATTCGTTACGAGAGTGTGGAACTGACAGAGCAGCTAATGAGGGAACGACAAAGTAGTCAAGCGGAGGAGGATGAGGACAGCGGTCAGATTGAGGAAGAATCCCTGGGGGCAGCTCCCTCAGAGTTGCAGGTAGAACTGAGAGGGGTGCTGCTAGAGGAGCAGAGGATTGAGGGTACAACCTCCAATGCTGAGGGGGGCAGTCAGGAAGAGGGCATGTTGTACGTTCTCACTGGAGGTTTGTCAGAAGCAGGGGAGGACTCCGTCATGCAGCAATTACAGGATACTGCTCAGCAGCAAGGAATGCACGTAGGTTGA